The following proteins are encoded in a genomic region of Candidatus Edwardsbacteria bacterium:
- a CDS encoding N-acetyltransferase, whose amino-acid sequence MPDDIIIKQAVSRADIDDFIKLPWGIYRNDPCWVPPLIAEQRKMLDTGKNAFFEHARAAYFLAQRNGQSIGRISAHIDDNSNDFHKEKCGFFGFFECIDDQNAVQALFTATGNWLKEQGMDTIRGPFNFTTNDTAGLLIDAFDSPPVIEMTYNPPYYPKLIEGCGLVKAIDFYAYFFDVEKMDGRRVRLLAERVERKGITFRSIDKKKFAQEVKIFKEVYNQAWSHNWGFVPLTEHEIDHYAENFKDIVDPDFVIFAFDGQKPVGSLWALPDYNYVIKKLNGRMGPLEMIKFLWHKRKITHARVLTAGVVSDYQHRGIEAGLISRVFENAVRKGFKTGELSWVLENNVMMNRLAEAVGSKIYKTYRVYEKKIT is encoded by the coding sequence ATGCCGGATGATATCATTATCAAGCAGGCGGTCAGTCGGGCGGATATTGATGATTTCATAAAGCTGCCATGGGGCATCTATCGAAACGACCCCTGCTGGGTGCCGCCGCTGATCGCCGAGCAGCGCAAGATGCTGGATACAGGGAAGAACGCCTTCTTTGAACATGCCCGGGCCGCCTACTTTCTGGCCCAGCGGAACGGCCAAAGCATCGGACGCATTTCCGCCCACATCGACGACAACAGTAATGATTTTCATAAAGAGAAATGCGGCTTCTTCGGTTTCTTTGAATGTATAGATGACCAGAATGCCGTTCAGGCCCTGTTTACTGCTACCGGGAACTGGCTGAAAGAACAGGGCATGGACACCATTCGGGGCCCGTTCAACTTCACCACCAACGACACCGCCGGCCTGCTGATAGACGCCTTCGACTCCCCGCCGGTGATAGAAATGACCTACAACCCGCCCTATTATCCAAAACTTATCGAGGGATGCGGCCTGGTAAAAGCCATAGATTTTTATGCCTATTTCTTCGACGTGGAGAAGATGGATGGCCGGCGGGTAAGACTGCTGGCTGAGAGGGTGGAGAGGAAGGGGATCACCTTCCGGAGCATCGATAAAAAAAAGTTCGCCCAGGAGGTGAAGATATTCAAGGAGGTCTACAACCAGGCCTGGAGCCATAACTGGGGATTTGTTCCCCTGACCGAACACGAGATAGATCATTACGCCGAAAATTTCAAGGATATCGTGGACCCGGATTTCGTGATTTTCGCCTTCGATGGGCAGAAGCCGGTGGGCTCGCTGTGGGCCCTGCCGGATTACAATTACGTCATCAAAAAGCTGAACGGCAGGATGGGCCCGCTGGAGATGATAAAATTCCTGTGGCATAAAAGAAAGATCACCCACGCCAGGGTGCTGACCGCCGGTGTGGTTAGCGACTACCAGCACCGGGGGATAGAGGCCGGGCTGATCAGCCGGGTCTTTGAAAACGCCGTCAGAAAGGGCTTCAAGACAGGGGAGCTTTCCTGGGTGCTGGAGAATAACGTCATGATGAACCGGTTGGCCGAGGCGGTGGGGTCGAAGATCTACAAAACCTACCGGGTATATGAGAAAAAGATAACCTGA
- the lepA gene encoding translation elongation factor 4, with translation MSQANIRNFCIIAHIDHGKSTLADRLLETTGSIMKKDMQEQVLDSMDLERERGITIKMHPVKMNYRSPSGQDYIFNLIDTPGHVDFGYEVSRSLAACEGAILVVDATQGVEAQTVANLYQAVNHNLTIIPVINKIDLPSAEVERSKQQIIELIGCDDEDILLVSAKTGLGIDKLLQVIIEKIPAPSGKTEGPPRAMIFDCIFDVYRGAVPYIRMVEGSLKKGMQIKLFSNEKIFEVTEVGTLKLGMYPKDILLTGEVGYVVAGIRTVSDARVGDTITDAEHPAQGPLPGYKQVKPMVYAGLYPTENQQYPELREALEKLVLNDSALSYIPETSGALGFGFRCGFLGMLHMEIVQERLEREYNLSLINTVPNVEYKVYKTDGTVLQVDNPAEMPSEVSIEKVEEPYVAAEIVVPAEFIGNIMKLGQDRRGIYKKLEYLDPTRGILFYEFPLAEIIFDFYDKLKSLSKGYASLDYEMLEYRQSELVKLDILINGDPLDALSSIVHKQHSFEWGKTLVGKLRKLIPRQQYEIAIQAAIGSRIIARESVKAYRKNVTAKCYGGDITRKRKLLEKQKEGKKRMKQVGNVEIPQEAFLAVLKVGD, from the coding sequence TTGTCCCAAGCTAACATTAGAAATTTCTGCATAATCGCCCATATAGACCATGGGAAATCCACCCTGGCCGACCGTCTATTGGAGACCACCGGGTCCATCATGAAGAAGGACATGCAGGAGCAGGTGCTGGACAGCATGGACCTGGAGCGGGAGCGGGGCATCACCATCAAGATGCATCCGGTCAAGATGAACTACCGCTCCCCCAGCGGACAGGATTATATCTTCAACCTGATAGACACTCCGGGCCACGTGGATTTCGGCTACGAGGTTTCCCGTTCCCTGGCGGCCTGCGAGGGCGCCATCCTGGTGGTGGATGCTACCCAGGGGGTGGAGGCCCAAACGGTAGCCAACCTCTACCAGGCGGTCAACCACAACCTGACCATCATCCCGGTCATCAATAAGATAGACCTGCCCTCGGCCGAGGTGGAGCGTAGTAAACAGCAGATCATCGAACTAATTGGATGCGACGACGAGGACATATTATTGGTCAGCGCCAAGACAGGCCTGGGCATCGACAAACTGCTGCAGGTGATCATCGAAAAGATCCCGGCGCCCTCCGGGAAAACCGAGGGGCCGCCCCGGGCCATGATCTTCGACTGCATCTTCGACGTCTACCGCGGGGCGGTGCCGTACATCCGGATGGTAGAGGGCAGTTTGAAGAAGGGCATGCAGATCAAGCTGTTCTCCAACGAAAAGATCTTCGAGGTCACCGAGGTGGGGACCCTCAAGCTGGGCATGTATCCCAAGGATATATTGCTGACCGGCGAGGTGGGCTACGTGGTGGCCGGCATCAGGACCGTCTCCGACGCCCGGGTGGGCGACACCATCACCGACGCCGAACATCCGGCCCAAGGCCCCTTGCCGGGCTACAAGCAGGTCAAGCCCATGGTCTACGCCGGGCTGTATCCCACCGAGAACCAGCAGTATCCCGAACTGCGGGAGGCCCTGGAAAAACTGGTGCTCAACGACTCGGCCCTGTCCTACATCCCCGAGACCTCGGGGGCCCTGGGCTTCGGTTTCCGCTGCGGGTTTTTGGGCATGCTGCACATGGAGATCGTCCAGGAGCGCCTGGAGCGGGAATACAATCTTTCCCTGATCAACACCGTGCCCAACGTGGAGTACAAGGTCTACAAGACCGACGGAACCGTCCTGCAGGTGGACAACCCGGCCGAGATGCCCTCCGAGGTCAGCATTGAAAAGGTGGAGGAGCCGTATGTGGCCGCCGAGATCGTGGTGCCGGCCGAGTTCATTGGCAACATCATGAAGCTGGGGCAGGACCGGCGGGGCATCTATAAAAAACTGGAATACCTGGATCCCACTAGAGGGATACTGTTCTACGAGTTTCCGCTGGCCGAGATCATCTTCGATTTTTACGATAAACTCAAAAGTCTCTCCAAGGGCTATGCCTCGTTGGACTACGAGATGCTGGAATACCGCCAGTCCGAGCTGGTCAAGCTGGATATCCTGATCAACGGGGATCCGCTGGACGCGCTGTCCTCCATCGTCCACAAGCAGCACTCCTTCGAATGGGGCAAGACCCTGGTGGGGAAGCTGCGCAAGCTGATACCGAGACAGCAGTACGAGATCGCCATCCAGGCCGCCATCGGCAGCCGGATCATCGCCCGGGAGTCGGTCAAGGCTTACCGCAAGAACGTCACCGCCAAGTGCTACGGCGGGGACATCACCCGCAAGCGGAAACTGCTGGAGAAACAGAAGGAGGGCAAGAAGCGGATGAAGCAGGTGGGCAACGTGGAGATCCCCCAGGAGGCCTTCCTGGCGGTTTTAAAAGTGGGGGACTAA
- a CDS encoding glutamate--tRNA ligase has protein sequence MSGPVRTRFAPSPTGYMHIGNLRTALYAYLIARAMNGKFILRIEDTDQERLVEGSVEVIYNTLRLVGLEHDEGPDIDGPFGPYIQSQRKDIYKEWAEKLIAKGGAYHCFCSKEKLDSLRKEAEGKETVFKFQDPCRELDPAEAKKRAVTGEPCVVRQKIPRGGSTTFDDMVYGSVTVENDTLEDGILLKSDGLPTYNFANVVDDHLMQISHVIRGSEYLSSAPKYNLIYQALGWEIPAYIHLPLIMKSAGKKLSKREGDASFEDFYHQGYLAEAIVNYIALLGWNSKDDREIFSLDELKKIFNISGLNNSPAIFDPDKLKWMNGEYIRKLTPEQFNQMATPYYQKAIKRTDIDFIKLSKLVQLRTEVLSDIPGIVDFIDTLPEYDVSLYVNKKMKTDQAVSLESLQLALTVLGSLEIWKHETIHDALFGLIETQGLKTGQMLWPIRTALSGKESSPGGAIDLAEVLGKEETLRRISKGIDKLGG, from the coding sequence ATGTCAGGACCAGTAAGAACCCGCTTCGCCCCCAGCCCCACCGGCTACATGCATATCGGCAATTTGCGCACCGCCCTGTACGCCTATCTTATCGCCCGGGCCATGAACGGCAAGTTCATCCTGCGGATCGAGGATACCGACCAGGAGCGCCTGGTGGAGGGATCGGTCGAGGTTATTTATAATACTTTGAGATTAGTGGGCCTGGAGCACGACGAGGGACCGGATATCGACGGGCCGTTCGGCCCGTACATCCAGAGCCAGCGCAAGGACATTTACAAGGAATGGGCCGAAAAGCTGATCGCCAAAGGCGGGGCCTATCACTGCTTCTGCAGCAAGGAAAAACTGGACTCGCTGCGCAAGGAAGCCGAAGGCAAAGAGACCGTCTTCAAATTCCAGGACCCCTGCCGGGAGCTTGATCCGGCCGAGGCCAAAAAGCGGGCGGTTACCGGCGAACCCTGCGTGGTGCGGCAAAAAATACCACGCGGCGGGAGCACCACCTTCGATGACATGGTTTATGGTTCGGTGACGGTGGAGAACGATACCCTGGAGGACGGAATTCTTTTAAAATCGGACGGACTGCCCACCTACAATTTTGCCAACGTGGTGGACGATCACCTGATGCAGATATCGCACGTCATCCGGGGCAGCGAATATCTGTCCTCGGCGCCGAAATATAACCTGATCTATCAGGCCCTGGGCTGGGAGATCCCGGCCTACATTCATCTGCCTTTGATAATGAAGTCTGCCGGGAAGAAGCTTTCCAAGCGGGAGGGCGACGCCTCCTTCGAGGATTTTTACCACCAGGGCTATCTCGCCGAGGCCATCGTCAATTATATCGCCCTGTTGGGCTGGAATTCCAAGGACGACCGGGAGATCTTTTCGCTGGACGAATTGAAGAAGATATTCAATATATCGGGGCTGAACAATTCCCCGGCCATCTTCGACCCCGACAAACTTAAATGGATGAACGGCGAATATATCCGTAAACTGACTCCCGAGCAGTTCAACCAGATGGCAACGCCCTATTATCAGAAAGCCATTAAAAGAACCGATATCGACTTTATAAAACTCAGCAAGCTGGTCCAGTTAAGAACCGAAGTGTTGAGCGACATCCCCGGGATAGTGGATTTTATAGACACCCTGCCGGAATACGATGTTTCGCTTTACGTGAACAAGAAGATGAAGACTGACCAGGCCGTTTCGCTGGAGTCATTACAACTGGCCCTGACTGTGCTGGGAAGTTTGGAAATTTGGAAACACGAGACAATACATGATGCATTGTTTGGGCTGATAGAGACCCAGGGGCTGAAGACCGGGCAGATGCTGTGGCCTATCCGCACCGCCCTGTCGGGCAAGGAAAGCTCCCCCGGCGGAGCCATTGACCTGGCGGAAGTGCTGGGTAAAGAGGAGACTTTGAGACGAATTTCCAAAGGTATTGATAAATTAGGAGGATGA
- a CDS encoding glutamine--tRNA ligase/YqeY domain fusion protein, which translates to MNNTENTKTPIEGAAATNFIREAVAEDLKSGRFKSVHTRFPPEPNAYLHIGHAKAIWIDYGIALEFNGLFNLRFDDTNPAREEQEFVDAIIEDVKWLGADFGDRLLFASDYFEQMYLWAEELIKKGKGYVCDLAAEEVSKTRGTLTEPGKNSPHRDRGVDENLALFRRMRAGEFPDGSRTLRAKIDMTHPNLNLRDPVMYRILHTPHHRQGDKWCLYPMYDWAHGLEDSIEGITHSLCSLEYEDHRPLYDWFLDQLGIYHPRQIEFARLNMTYTVMSKRKFIDMVKTKKVTGYDDPRLSTLAGMRRRGFSSLAIKNFCERIGVAKRDSLVDYALLEHYVREDLNKRAPRYMGILNPVKVVITNYPEGQSEEVDAVNNPEDPSAGKRKVPFSRELYLERDDFMEEPHKKFYRLSPGREVRLRWAYFITCTEAIKDASGNITELRCTYDPATKGGDAPDGRKVKATLHWVSAKHAIEAEARLYDKLFTKENPDDAPEGQDFTANLNPDSLKIIPSCKCEPALAKVKPGEAIQLERLAYFCVDPDSREGKLVLNRTVPLKESWGKAVKE; encoded by the coding sequence ATGAACAACACCGAAAACACCAAGACCCCCATTGAAGGCGCGGCCGCCACCAATTTCATCCGCGAGGCCGTGGCCGAGGACCTTAAGAGCGGCCGCTTCAAATCGGTTCACACCCGCTTCCCGCCGGAGCCCAACGCCTACCTCCACATCGGCCATGCCAAGGCCATCTGGATAGACTACGGCATTGCTTTGGAATTCAACGGGCTTTTCAACCTGCGCTTCGACGACACCAACCCGGCCAGGGAGGAGCAGGAGTTCGTGGACGCGATAATAGAAGACGTAAAATGGCTGGGGGCCGATTTCGGCGACCGCCTGCTGTTCGCCTCGGACTACTTCGAGCAGATGTATCTATGGGCCGAGGAGCTCATCAAAAAAGGCAAAGGCTACGTCTGCGACCTGGCGGCCGAGGAGGTCAGCAAGACCAGGGGAACCCTGACCGAGCCGGGAAAGAACAGCCCCCATCGCGACCGTGGCGTTGACGAGAACCTGGCCCTGTTCCGCCGGATGAGGGCCGGGGAATTCCCCGACGGCTCCAGGACCTTGCGGGCCAAGATAGACATGACCCACCCCAATCTGAACCTGCGCGACCCGGTGATGTACCGCATTCTGCACACCCCTCACCACCGCCAGGGCGACAAGTGGTGCCTCTACCCCATGTACGACTGGGCCCACGGCCTGGAGGATTCCATCGAGGGCATCACCCATTCGCTGTGCTCGCTGGAATACGAGGACCATCGTCCGCTATACGACTGGTTCCTGGACCAGCTGGGCATCTATCATCCCCGGCAGATAGAGTTCGCCAGGCTTAATATGACCTATACGGTGATGAGCAAGAGAAAATTCATCGACATGGTAAAGACCAAAAAGGTGACAGGATATGATGATCCCCGGCTCTCCACTCTGGCCGGGATGCGCCGCCGCGGTTTCTCCTCGCTGGCCATCAAAAATTTCTGCGAGCGGATCGGGGTGGCCAAGCGCGACAGCCTGGTGGATTATGCCCTGCTGGAGCATTATGTTCGGGAGGACCTTAATAAGCGGGCGCCGCGATATATGGGGATACTCAATCCTGTCAAGGTGGTCATCACCAATTATCCCGAGGGCCAGAGTGAGGAAGTGGACGCGGTCAACAACCCCGAGGATCCCTCGGCCGGAAAACGCAAAGTGCCTTTCTCCCGCGAGCTGTATCTGGAGCGGGACGATTTCATGGAGGAGCCGCACAAGAAATTCTACCGCCTGTCGCCGGGCCGCGAGGTGCGCCTACGCTGGGCTTATTTCATCACCTGCACCGAGGCCATAAAGGATGCTTCGGGAAACATCACCGAACTTCGCTGCACCTACGACCCGGCCACCAAGGGCGGCGATGCCCCGGATGGCCGCAAGGTCAAGGCCACTTTGCACTGGGTGTCGGCCAAACATGCCATTGAGGCCGAGGCCCGGCTTTATGACAAGCTGTTCACCAAAGAGAATCCGGACGATGCCCCGGAGGGGCAGGATTTTACCGCCAACCTAAATCCGGATTCGCTGAAAATCATCCCCTCCTGCAAATGCGAACCGGCCTTGGCCAAGGTCAAGCCGGGGGAAGCTATACAATTGGAACGTCTGGCATATTTCTGCGTCGACCCGGATTCCAGGGAAGGCAAGCTGGTGCTCAACCGCACCGTGCCGTTGAAGGAATCCTGGGGCAAAGCAGTCAAGGAGTAA
- a CDS encoding phosphatase PAP2 family protein, producing MKDIKLKKVEWLYLWFILGLSLLTLIFLPKLKGWPQIFYIYGLTLAAYALVIFLNTRWPNKFTKTLRHLAPYAGILPVFQSLGYITQYIRPDLDSYLIKIDFAMFGVHPTVWLERMTFPWMVDLLALAYSSYYFLPVVLAVFLHFDQKHHELEHLFLAVTIGFFISYVGYLLVPAVGPRFTLTGQQAAPVKGLFWGNQILDFLTANEFNKRDCFPSGHTGITLIVLYYAHAHHKKLFAFMLPVGILLIMATVFLRLHYVIDVIAGFVLAALAIIITELWNPHFLPVKDKEKEAAQN from the coding sequence ATGAAAGACATCAAGCTAAAAAAAGTAGAATGGCTCTATCTGTGGTTCATTCTGGGCCTTTCTTTGCTGACCCTGATCTTCCTGCCAAAATTGAAAGGTTGGCCGCAGATATTCTACATCTACGGACTAACCCTGGCGGCCTATGCTCTGGTGATATTTCTGAATACTCGCTGGCCCAATAAATTCACCAAGACCCTCCGCCATTTAGCGCCCTACGCCGGGATACTGCCAGTCTTCCAGAGCCTGGGCTATATTACCCAGTATATCCGGCCCGACCTGGACAGCTATCTAATAAAGATTGATTTCGCCATGTTCGGGGTTCATCCCACCGTCTGGCTGGAGCGAATGACCTTTCCCTGGATGGTGGATTTGCTGGCCCTGGCTTATTCCAGTTATTATTTTCTGCCGGTGGTTCTGGCCGTCTTTTTACATTTCGACCAAAAGCACCACGAGTTGGAGCATCTTTTTCTGGCGGTAACTATCGGGTTTTTCATCTCCTATGTGGGATACCTGCTGGTGCCGGCCGTCGGGCCGCGCTTTACCCTGACCGGCCAACAAGCCGCCCCGGTCAAGGGCCTTTTCTGGGGCAACCAGATCCTGGATTTCCTGACCGCCAACGAATTCAATAAAAGGGATTGCTTCCCCTCCGGCCATACCGGCATAACCCTGATAGTGCTGTACTACGCCCACGCCCATCACAAAAAACTGTTCGCCTTCATGCTGCCGGTGGGGATATTGCTGATCATGGCCACGGTTTTCTTAAGGCTGCATTATGTGATAGACGTCATCGCCGGGTTCGTGCTGGCCGCGCTGGCTATCATCATCACCGAGCTATGGAACCCGCATTTCCTGCCGGTGAAAGACAAAGAAAAAGAGGCCGCCCAGAATTAG
- a CDS encoding SLBB domain-containing protein yields the protein MKLMDKIRLAIFPLAILIMGSSFIMAQDASSFKKEEFYMDSGQRLLIEVHVWGEVNSPGMYRVPDGSTVLDLMSRAGGPTQYAALSRVRLSSNDGTKRLNQKINIDKYLNSTKDVDIPVLKPGDTVMIPRNARFFWKDAIGFIADLAVIANVYYLISRNR from the coding sequence ATGAAACTGATGGACAAGATCCGCCTGGCGATATTCCCCCTGGCTATTCTGATCATGGGCTCATCCTTTATTATGGCTCAGGATGCCTCCTCCTTTAAAAAGGAGGAGTTCTATATGGACTCCGGCCAGCGCCTGCTGATAGAGGTGCACGTCTGGGGCGAGGTCAACAGTCCCGGCATGTACCGGGTGCCGGACGGCTCGACGGTGCTGGACCTTATGTCCAGGGCCGGCGGGCCCACCCAGTATGCCGCCCTTTCCCGGGTAAGGCTGTCGAGCAACGACGGAACCAAACGGCTCAATCAGAAGATAAATATCGACAAATACCTTAACAGCACCAAGGATGTTGACATCCCGGTACTCAAGCCCGGCGACACCGTGATGATCCCGCGCAATGCCCGGTTCTTCTGGAAGGATGCCATCGGTTTTATAGCCGACCTGGCGGTAATCGCCAATGTCTATTACCTGATATCACGGAATAGATAG
- the lepB gene encoding signal peptidase I, producing MLKAHNNRKKSWYRDWAESIIWAAVMALIIRSLLIQAFKIPSGSMEDTLLVGDFLMVNKFIYGTKIPFTDRVILPGIRPPEPGDIVVFKYPLDGRDFIKRCVAVEGDTVEVIGQDLYVNGKRPDELYAVHKAWDSTQNRDTVKNIWKPDYQKAWEERKFVQLGWMRDNFGPVVIPPGNIFAMGDNRDNSLDSRFWGPLPKNLLRGRALFIYWSWDSENGEPFWMFWKNIRFPRLGDLIK from the coding sequence ATGCTGAAAGCTCACAATAACCGCAAGAAGTCCTGGTACCGGGACTGGGCGGAGTCCATAATCTGGGCGGCGGTGATGGCTCTGATTATCCGTAGTCTATTGATCCAGGCCTTCAAGATACCATCCGGCTCCATGGAGGACACCCTGCTGGTGGGGGATTTTCTGATGGTCAACAAGTTCATCTACGGCACCAAGATCCCATTCACCGACCGGGTGATCCTGCCGGGCATCCGGCCGCCGGAGCCCGGCGATATCGTGGTGTTCAAATACCCGCTGGACGGGCGCGATTTCATCAAGCGCTGCGTGGCGGTGGAGGGCGACACCGTGGAGGTGATCGGCCAGGACCTCTATGTTAACGGCAAAAGGCCCGATGAGCTCTATGCCGTCCACAAGGCCTGGGACAGCACCCAGAACAGGGACACAGTCAAGAATATCTGGAAGCCGGATTATCAGAAGGCCTGGGAGGAAAGAAAATTCGTCCAGCTGGGCTGGATGCGCGACAACTTCGGTCCGGTGGTGATTCCGCCGGGGAACATCTTCGCCATGGGCGACAACCGGGACAACTCGCTGGATTCACGCTTCTGGGGTCCCCTGCCCAAGAATCTACTTAGGGGCCGGGCGCTGTTCATCTACTGGTCCTGGGATTCGGAGAACGGCGAGCCCTTCTGGATGTTCTGGAAGAATATCCGCTTTCCGCGGCTGGGCGATCTGATCAAGTAG
- a CDS encoding gamma-glutamyl-gamma-aminobutyrate hydrolase family protein gives MKDPIIGLTALRSPDQTSYHHILTGPYVRAVTGAGGYPIVVPSIVDRCDEALDMMDGLLLIGGGDIEAKHLGAENHPKAKFFNPLRDEFELAMIKKAASRKMPMFGICRGMQIMNVALGGSLYQDINDEQGTAFDHMREQTPDELVHSVSIAPDSCLASILGTTSASVNSVHHQAVKDLAPGLKAVAWTPDGVIEGLESCSGEAGFMLGVQWHPERIAETMPEQRRLFERFVKAAEGFKQGGQKG, from the coding sequence ATGAAAGATCCCATAATCGGGCTTACCGCCCTGCGCAGCCCCGACCAGACCAGCTACCACCATATCCTGACCGGGCCCTATGTCCGGGCCGTGACCGGGGCCGGAGGGTATCCCATAGTGGTGCCGTCCATCGTTGATCGCTGTGACGAGGCCCTGGATATGATGGATGGGCTGTTGCTAATCGGCGGGGGCGATATTGAAGCCAAGCACCTGGGCGCCGAGAATCATCCCAAGGCAAAATTTTTCAATCCGCTTCGGGATGAGTTCGAGCTGGCAATGATCAAGAAGGCTGCCAGCAGAAAAATGCCCATGTTCGGCATCTGCCGGGGCATGCAGATAATGAATGTCGCCCTGGGCGGCTCGCTTTACCAGGACATCAACGACGAACAGGGCACGGCCTTTGACCATATGCGGGAGCAGACCCCAGATGAGCTGGTGCACTCGGTCAGCATCGCCCCGGATTCCTGCCTGGCCTCCATCCTGGGAACCACCTCGGCCTCGGTGAACAGCGTCCATCACCAGGCGGTCAAAGATTTGGCTCCGGGTCTTAAGGCCGTAGCCTGGACCCCGGACGGTGTGATCGAGGGCCTGGAATCCTGCTCCGGTGAGGCAGGGTTCATGCTGGGAGTGCAGTGGCATCCCGAGCGGATCGCCGAGACCATGCCGGAGCAGAGAAGACTGTTCGAGAGGTTTGTCAAGGCGGCGGAGGGATTTAAGCAGGGGGGCCAAAAAGGGTAG
- the lepB gene encoding signal peptidase I, translating into MNNKSFKKFWHDWLWPLLFAVIVVKFIINPFLLEAYEVPTGSMEKTILPGDRLFAEKFTYGLHIPFTDKTVLSMTSPRPGQMVIFRSPYDGLTLVKRCIGLPGDTIEVKNKDLYLNGKKMEQKFVQHTDPEEYPFPQVFINPRTIQGDWESGRNSDRYWVRDNFGPIVVPPDCYFMMGDNRDESFDSRYWGPLPKKNIRGRVMFIYWSWDKQSDIPLGKFWQRFRLNRIGKILS; encoded by the coding sequence ATGAATAACAAATCTTTTAAAAAATTCTGGCACGACTGGCTGTGGCCGCTGCTGTTTGCGGTGATCGTGGTCAAATTCATCATCAACCCCTTTCTGCTGGAGGCCTACGAGGTGCCCACCGGCTCCATGGAGAAGACCATCCTGCCGGGCGACCGGCTGTTCGCTGAGAAATTCACCTACGGCCTCCACATCCCCTTTACCGATAAGACAGTGCTTTCGATGACCTCGCCCAGGCCGGGACAGATGGTGATCTTCCGCAGCCCCTACGACGGACTGACCCTAGTCAAGCGCTGTATCGGCCTGCCCGGCGACACTATCGAGGTGAAGAACAAGGATCTCTACCTGAACGGCAAAAAGATGGAACAAAAGTTCGTCCAGCATACCGATCCCGAGGAATATCCGTTCCCGCAGGTCTTCATCAACCCACGAACGATCCAGGGAGACTGGGAAAGCGGACGAAACTCCGACCGCTACTGGGTGCGCGACAACTTCGGGCCGATAGTCGTTCCGCCGGACTGCTACTTCATGATGGGCGACAATCGCGACGAATCATTCGATTCCCGTTACTGGGGGCCGCTGCCCAAAAAGAACATCCGGGGGAGGGTGATGTTCATCTACTGGTCGTGGGACAAGCAGTCCGACATTCCGCTAGGTAAATTCTGGCAGCGGTTCAGGCTGAACCGCATAGGCAAGATACTGAGCTAA